Proteins from a genomic interval of Capsicum annuum cultivar UCD-10X-F1 chromosome 4, UCD10Xv1.1, whole genome shotgun sequence:
- the LOC107867579 gene encoding uncharacterized protein LOC107867579 isoform X1, whose amino-acid sequence MLVEVDILGTPSTHLLDDISSRLSCILSQLEVLTLQDSGSLFDLSHEDLEHYNFPELTKLKKFVLTTFRSTYKGEDQSLLGCTSIIRAAPQLKEFVLHLMSRPFTVNRECKKAIKCPLHHLKVVKLWGFYSGTFHLELVRYFLENAVALEKIIIDPTSPLFCRVPWSPEEIKHQQRARNLAKLQLEGEVPPAIELVIL is encoded by the exons ATGCTGGTTGAGGTTGACATTTTGGGTACACCAAGCACCCATTTATTGGATGACATATCCTCTCGTCTTTCTTGCATTCTCTCTCAGCTGGAGGTCCTTACATTACAAGATTCTGGTTCGTTG TTTGATCTTTCACATGAAGATTTGGAGCATTACAATTTTCCTGAACTTACGAAGCTCAAGAAATTTGTTTTAACTACATTCAGAAGTACATACAAAGGGGAAGACCAGAGCCTCTTAGGTTGCACGTCTATAATAAGGGCTGCCCCACAGTTGAAAGAATTTGTACTACAC TTGATGTCACGCCCCTTCACGGTAAACAGAGAGTGTAAGAAGGCCATAAAATGCCCACTCCATCACCTCAAAGTGGTCAAATTGTGGGGCTTTTATAGCGGCACATTTCATCTTGAACTCGTTAGGTACTTTTTGGAAAATGCTGTTGCTCTCGAGAAAATCATCATCGATCCTACGAGTCCACTTTTTTGTCGCGTCCCCTGGAGCCCCGAGGAAATCAAACATCAGCAAAGAGCAAGAAATCTTGCTAAGCTCCAGCTTGAAGGTGAAGTGCCTCCAGCTATTGAGTTGGTGATATTGTAA
- the LOC107867579 gene encoding uncharacterized protein LOC107867579 isoform X2: MSLCWLRLTFWVHQAPIYWMTYPLVFLAFSLSWRSLHYKILFDLSHEDLEHYNFPELTKLKKFVLTTFRSTYKGEDQSLLGCTSIIRAAPQLKEFVLHLMSRPFTVNRECKKAIKCPLHHLKVVKLWGFYSGTFHLELVRYFLENAVALEKIIIDPTSPLFCRVPWSPEEIKHQQRARNLAKLQLEGEVPPAIELVIL; encoded by the exons ATGTCCCTATGCTGGTTGAGGTTGACATTTTGGGTACACCAAGCACCCATTTATTGGATGACATATCCTCTCGTCTTTCTTGCATTCTCTCTCAGCTGGAGGTCCTTACATTACAAGATTCTG TTTGATCTTTCACATGAAGATTTGGAGCATTACAATTTTCCTGAACTTACGAAGCTCAAGAAATTTGTTTTAACTACATTCAGAAGTACATACAAAGGGGAAGACCAGAGCCTCTTAGGTTGCACGTCTATAATAAGGGCTGCCCCACAGTTGAAAGAATTTGTACTACAC TTGATGTCACGCCCCTTCACGGTAAACAGAGAGTGTAAGAAGGCCATAAAATGCCCACTCCATCACCTCAAAGTGGTCAAATTGTGGGGCTTTTATAGCGGCACATTTCATCTTGAACTCGTTAGGTACTTTTTGGAAAATGCTGTTGCTCTCGAGAAAATCATCATCGATCCTACGAGTCCACTTTTTTGTCGCGTCCCCTGGAGCCCCGAGGAAATCAAACATCAGCAAAGAGCAAGAAATCTTGCTAAGCTCCAGCTTGAAGGTGAAGTGCCTCCAGCTATTGAGTTGGTGATATTGTAA